The following coding sequences are from one Kogia breviceps isolate mKogBre1 chromosome X, mKogBre1 haplotype 1, whole genome shotgun sequence window:
- the LDOC1 gene encoding protein LDOC1, with protein MVDELVLLLHALLMRHRALSIENSQLMEQLRLLVCERATLLRQVRPPSCPVPFPETFDGESSRLPEFIVQTASYMLVNENRFCNDAMKVAFLISLLTGEAEEWVVPYIEMDSPILGDYRAFLDEMKQCFGWDEDEEDDDEDEEDDY; from the coding sequence ATGGTGGACGAGCTGGTGCTGCTGCTGCATGCGCTCCTGATGCGGCACCGCGCCTTGAGCATCGAGAACAGCCAGCTCATGGAACAGCTGCGGCTGCTGGTGTGCGAGAGGGCCACCCTACTGCGCCAGGTACGTCCGCCGAGCTGTCCGGTGCCCTTCCCCGAAACGTTTGACGGCGAGAGCTCCCGGCTCCCCGAGTTTATCGTGCAGACGGCGTCTTACATGCTTGTCAACGAGAACCGATTCTGCAACGACGCCATGAAGGTGGCATTCCTAATCAGCCTGCTCACCGGGGAAGCCGAGGAGTGGGTGGTGCCCTACATTGAGATGGATAGCCCCATCCTAGGTGATTACCGGGCCTTTCTCGATGAGATGAAACAGTGTTTTGGCTGGGATGAAGACGAAGAAGACGACGACGAAGATGAAGAGGATGATTACTAG